Proteins co-encoded in one Kutzneria chonburiensis genomic window:
- a CDS encoding carbon-nitrogen hydrolase family protein, whose product MVLVQAEPVPFDRPLDVFVDEVAAVLAEHPGTRLLMYPELHLCGAERPADSAEPLDGPRTRRLAELAGDLGIWLVPGSVCELGPAGEVFNTALAFSPDGSLVASYRKIFPWRPYEPYDPGDRFVVFDIPEAGRIGFSICYDAWFPELTRHLAWMGAEVVLNPVQTTTADRVQELVLARANAIVNQVFVVSLNVAGPFGMGRSIVVGPEGQVLAETPDAAPAVLPVALDVDEVARVRQRGTAGVNRMWEQFTESDAPIELPLYQGRIEPGRWRPRGGGER is encoded by the coding sequence ATGGTCCTGGTCCAGGCCGAGCCCGTGCCGTTCGACCGGCCGCTGGACGTGTTCGTCGACGAGGTCGCGGCGGTGCTGGCCGAGCATCCCGGCACCCGCCTGCTGATGTACCCCGAGCTGCACCTGTGCGGTGCGGAGCGGCCGGCCGACAGCGCCGAGCCGCTCGACGGCCCGCGCACCCGCCGACTGGCCGAACTGGCCGGCGACCTGGGCATCTGGCTGGTGCCGGGCAGCGTCTGCGAGCTGGGGCCGGCGGGCGAGGTGTTCAACACCGCGCTGGCCTTCTCCCCCGATGGTTCGCTGGTCGCCTCGTATCGGAAGATCTTCCCGTGGCGGCCGTACGAGCCCTACGACCCCGGTGATCGGTTCGTCGTCTTCGACATCCCCGAGGCCGGTCGGATCGGCTTCTCCATCTGCTACGACGCGTGGTTTCCCGAGCTGACCCGGCATCTGGCCTGGATGGGCGCGGAGGTCGTGCTCAACCCCGTGCAGACGACCACGGCCGACCGCGTCCAGGAGCTGGTGTTGGCCCGCGCCAACGCGATCGTCAACCAGGTCTTCGTGGTCAGCCTCAACGTGGCCGGGCCGTTCGGCATGGGACGCAGCATCGTCGTCGGGCCCGAGGGCCAGGTGCTGGCCGAGACGCCCGACGCGGCGCCGGCCGTGCTGCCGGTGGCGTTGGACGTCGACGAGGTGGCCCGCGTCCGGCAGCGGGGAACCGCCGGCGTGAACCGGATGTGGGAGCAGTTCACGGAATCCGACGCTCCCATCGAGCTTCCGCTTTACCAGGGCAGGATCGAGCCCGGCCGCTGGCGGCCGCGTGGAGGTGGCGAGCGATGA
- a CDS encoding arylsulfotransferase family protein — protein sequence MRLPILALAIAALVPAAPAAAAEPQLPPLTVLTNAPNAGKGDIFVTPTSADGKYANGVAILSPDGKKTVWSHILPAGLSAADFRRQTYHGRPVLTWWQGKGLGGLAVGVDEIYDADYHQIAEVRAGNGYQADGHEFVITPRGTALILAYRQATADLTSIGGPARQQVIDGVVQEIDIATGAVLFQWDSSDHVPYAQSQQPLPASPDTPWDWFHINAVKVDGDNLLLDSRNTWAAYEISRRDGRILWQLGGKASSFTPEGAELNTAGALVAWQHDPEPLGNGYYSFFDNESAGVANTGSGAVSEYANSRVVVVKLDPAKHTATLVRTYNQPAGLLATSQGNAQPEPGGRTFVGWGALPYLSEFDRHGAVVFGAKFPAGVNTYRAYRFDWR from the coding sequence ATGCGCCTGCCCATTCTCGCGTTGGCCATCGCCGCCCTCGTCCCCGCCGCACCGGCCGCCGCCGCCGAGCCACAGCTGCCGCCGCTGACGGTGCTCACGAATGCCCCAAACGCCGGGAAGGGGGACATCTTCGTCACCCCGACCTCGGCCGACGGCAAGTACGCCAACGGCGTGGCCATTCTCAGTCCCGACGGCAAGAAGACCGTGTGGTCGCACATCTTGCCGGCCGGCCTGTCGGCCGCCGACTTCCGCAGGCAGACCTATCACGGCCGGCCGGTGCTGACCTGGTGGCAGGGCAAGGGATTGGGCGGACTGGCCGTCGGTGTCGACGAGATCTACGACGCCGACTACCACCAGATCGCCGAGGTCCGGGCCGGCAACGGCTATCAGGCCGATGGCCACGAGTTCGTCATCACGCCGCGCGGCACCGCGCTGATCCTGGCCTACCGTCAGGCCACCGCCGATCTCACGTCGATCGGCGGGCCGGCACGCCAGCAGGTGATCGACGGCGTCGTGCAGGAGATCGACATCGCCACCGGCGCGGTGCTCTTCCAGTGGGACAGCAGCGATCACGTGCCGTACGCGCAGAGCCAGCAGCCGCTGCCGGCCTCGCCCGACACGCCGTGGGACTGGTTCCACATCAACGCGGTCAAGGTGGACGGGGACAATCTGCTGCTGGATTCCCGAAACACCTGGGCGGCCTACGAGATCTCCCGGCGTGACGGCCGAATCCTGTGGCAGCTGGGAGGAAAGGCCAGCTCGTTCACGCCGGAAGGCGCGGAGCTCAACACGGCCGGTGCGCTGGTCGCCTGGCAGCACGACCCGGAGCCGCTGGGTAACGGCTACTACTCGTTCTTCGACAACGAATCCGCCGGCGTGGCCAACACCGGCAGCGGGGCCGTGTCCGAGTACGCCAACAGTCGGGTTGTCGTGGTGAAGCTGGATCCGGCCAAACACACGGCAACCCTGGTGCGGACGTACAACCAGCCGGCCGGGCTGCTCGCGACGTCGCAGGGCAACGCGCAGCCGGAGCCGGGCGGGCGGACGTTCGTCGGCTGGGGCGCGCTGCCGTACCTGTCGGAGTTCGACCGGCACGGGGCCGTCGTGTTCGGCGCGAAGTTCCCGGCCGGTGTGAACACCTACCGCGCCTACCGTTTCGACTGGCGCTGA
- a CDS encoding BTAD domain-containing putative transcriptional regulator, whose amino-acid sequence MLLVKLLGALHAEVDGRELDLGPPKQRALFAQLAVRRNQVVSRTELIDGVWGEEPPESVRGIIHTYVSKLRQALAGDRRATARESVLTSVGSGYRLALEPANLDAWRFEHAFHQARAADDVERAIAYWDDGLKLWQGAPLPGVPGPFAASERQHLEELRLAAIEDRAEALLSLGRESEVVVDLRTTVEDNPLRERLRALHMIALYRGGRQAEALEHHDRLRRMLAAELGVDPGTEVQDVYQQILANDPALGRPTPRVTVTLPREEPPTPTREGRSPYPGLLAFSVGNAQYFFGREQLTATLVDRLGDPRRDGPMAVVGASGSGKSSLLRAGLVPTIEGMDLATPRRWSWLLFTPGNKPVEALASALAQGTGRPPSELLALMQEDPGELAGVLDGADPRSSGRLVVVIDQFEELFTLCDDEAQRRIFVAALTALNAAVVYGVRADFYGHCARFPELVASLERAVVVGPMTASALRETIERPAALAGLELEPGLADLLLRDLGAEEDTGGALPLLAHALLATWQVREGNRLTLQGYAEVGGIHRAIATTADATYARFDPAGRDLVRRLLLRMVHVGEGVEVTRARVDRASLIDGAADPGTAAAVLDALARARLVTLDEHTAEISHEALLRSWPRLRQWVADNREGLRLHQQLAQDARSWQRDGRDDSGLYRGAKLAIALNSAPDDGSLAPVERELLDASRSRETAEQQAAVRQTRRLRQLVAALTVLLLVAVASTVFAFVERSTALRERADAMSRQVALRANSLQAADPALAAQLSLVAYRISPTAEARGSLLTTSGVPATTRLLGHNDGVTALSYGGNLLASASKDKSVRLWDGRTSVATLQVPSAAYGVALSRDGKRLAAGIADGSIILWDVSNPHSPAQLAVAKGHTDSVFALAFSPDGTRLASASGDKTVRLWQVDGRQVTSLFTLAGHEKTVTSIAYSPDGKLIASGSYDNTVRLWDTATGAPAGVLTGHTNAVTGVAFSPDSRRLASASYDESVRVWDPANGAAVSTFTGATSFLEAVAFSPDGRTVAAGGDDHITRLWDVAGGTQVAAFTAPSTIRAVMFSPDGSSVATGAANWCVSVWDVRAAEVDGHAQSGWGMAFDKTGKVLASGHYDGTVRLWGTSDPRRPTALATLTGHTGPVTSVAFSPDDKTLASVSYDHTARLWDVADPAHARLLTTIPASTGQLEAVVYDPSGKMIVTSGDDHLIRLWDVTDTTHVTEIGKPLAEHTDGVSSLAFSADGKTLASGSYDGSARLWDVSDPVHPVSRYRFAAEHPAAIRSIALSPDGTLLATGGEDHAVELYAVGDAPSQVSVLTDHTNTVTSVVFSADGKSLASASWDRTVSIWDVSDPHAPQPTATLSGPTDNVTAVAFDPRGGSIAAGVANGPNSLWQTDPEAVAGQVCAVRGTPVSAAEWRTYVSEDSPTDPC is encoded by the coding sequence ATGCTGCTGGTGAAGCTCTTGGGGGCGCTGCACGCAGAAGTGGACGGACGAGAGCTGGACCTGGGGCCACCCAAGCAACGGGCCCTGTTCGCGCAGCTGGCGGTGCGGCGCAACCAGGTGGTCTCGCGCACCGAGCTGATCGACGGCGTGTGGGGCGAGGAACCCCCGGAAAGCGTCCGCGGCATCATCCACACCTACGTCTCCAAGCTGCGGCAGGCGCTGGCCGGCGACCGCAGGGCGACGGCCCGCGAAAGCGTGCTGACCAGCGTGGGCTCGGGCTATCGGCTGGCGCTGGAGCCGGCGAACCTGGACGCCTGGCGGTTCGAGCACGCGTTCCACCAGGCCCGCGCGGCCGACGACGTCGAGCGGGCGATCGCGTACTGGGATGACGGCCTGAAGCTGTGGCAGGGCGCGCCGCTGCCGGGGGTGCCGGGGCCGTTCGCGGCGAGCGAGCGCCAGCATCTGGAGGAGCTGCGGCTGGCGGCGATCGAGGACCGCGCGGAGGCGCTGCTGTCGCTGGGCCGGGAGTCCGAAGTGGTCGTCGACCTGCGGACGACCGTGGAGGACAACCCGCTGCGGGAGCGGTTGCGAGCCCTGCACATGATCGCCCTGTACCGGGGCGGCCGGCAGGCCGAGGCGCTGGAGCACCACGACCGGCTGCGCCGGATGCTGGCCGCGGAGCTGGGCGTCGACCCGGGCACCGAGGTGCAGGACGTCTACCAGCAGATCCTGGCCAACGACCCGGCGCTGGGCCGGCCGACGCCCCGCGTGACGGTGACGCTGCCCCGCGAGGAGCCGCCGACACCGACGCGTGAAGGTCGGAGTCCGTATCCGGGGCTGCTGGCCTTCTCGGTGGGCAACGCGCAGTACTTCTTCGGGCGTGAGCAGCTGACGGCGACGCTGGTGGACCGGCTGGGCGACCCGCGCCGAGACGGCCCGATGGCCGTGGTCGGCGCGTCCGGCTCGGGCAAGTCCTCGCTTTTGCGGGCCGGCCTGGTGCCGACGATCGAGGGCATGGATCTGGCCACGCCGCGACGCTGGTCGTGGCTGCTGTTCACGCCGGGCAACAAACCGGTGGAGGCGCTGGCCTCTGCGCTGGCCCAGGGCACCGGACGGCCGCCGTCCGAGCTGCTGGCGCTGATGCAGGAGGATCCGGGCGAACTGGCCGGCGTGCTGGACGGCGCTGATCCAAGGAGCTCTGGACGCCTCGTGGTGGTGATCGACCAGTTCGAGGAGCTGTTCACGCTCTGCGACGACGAGGCCCAGCGGCGGATCTTCGTCGCGGCGTTGACCGCACTGAACGCAGCCGTGGTGTACGGGGTGCGGGCCGACTTCTACGGGCACTGCGCGCGTTTTCCGGAGCTGGTGGCGTCCCTCGAACGGGCGGTCGTGGTCGGCCCGATGACGGCGTCGGCGCTGCGGGAGACGATCGAACGGCCGGCCGCGCTGGCCGGGTTGGAGCTGGAACCGGGACTCGCCGACCTGCTGCTGCGCGATCTCGGTGCCGAAGAAGACACCGGCGGTGCGCTGCCGCTGCTCGCGCACGCGCTGCTCGCCACGTGGCAGGTCCGCGAAGGCAATCGGCTGACGTTGCAGGGGTACGCCGAGGTCGGCGGCATCCACCGGGCCATCGCCACGACGGCCGACGCCACTTACGCACGGTTCGATCCGGCCGGCCGCGACCTGGTGCGGCGGCTGTTGCTGCGCATGGTGCACGTCGGCGAGGGCGTCGAGGTGACCCGGGCCCGGGTCGACCGGGCCAGCCTGATCGACGGTGCCGCCGACCCGGGCACCGCGGCGGCGGTGCTGGACGCGCTGGCCCGCGCGCGGCTGGTCACGTTGGATGAGCACACCGCGGAGATCAGCCACGAGGCGCTGCTGCGGTCGTGGCCACGGCTGCGGCAGTGGGTCGCCGACAACCGCGAGGGCCTGCGGCTGCACCAACAGCTGGCGCAGGACGCCCGGTCGTGGCAGCGCGACGGCCGTGACGACTCGGGGCTGTACCGGGGTGCGAAGCTGGCCATCGCGCTGAACTCGGCCCCGGACGACGGCTCGCTGGCGCCGGTCGAGCGGGAGTTGTTGGACGCCAGCCGTTCTCGTGAGACGGCCGAGCAGCAGGCGGCGGTGCGGCAGACCCGGCGGCTGCGGCAGCTGGTGGCCGCGTTGACCGTGCTGTTGCTGGTGGCCGTGGCCTCGACGGTCTTTGCCTTTGTGGAGCGGTCGACGGCGTTGCGGGAGCGGGCCGATGCCATGTCGAGACAGGTCGCGCTGCGCGCGAATTCCCTACAGGCCGCCGATCCCGCGCTGGCGGCGCAGCTGAGCCTGGTGGCGTACCGGATCTCCCCCACCGCGGAGGCCCGTGGCAGCCTGCTGACGACTTCGGGCGTGCCCGCGACGACTCGGCTGCTAGGCCACAACGACGGCGTGACTGCCTTGTCGTACGGCGGAAATCTGCTGGCCAGTGCCAGCAAGGACAAGTCGGTTCGGCTGTGGGACGGTCGCACTTCCGTTGCCACGCTTCAGGTTCCCAGCGCCGCGTACGGGGTGGCGTTGAGCCGTGACGGCAAACGCTTGGCCGCCGGCATCGCCGACGGGTCGATCATCCTGTGGGACGTCAGCAATCCCCACAGCCCGGCGCAGCTCGCAGTGGCCAAGGGCCACACCGACAGCGTGTTCGCGCTGGCGTTCAGCCCCGACGGCACGCGACTCGCGTCGGCCAGCGGGGACAAGACCGTGCGACTGTGGCAAGTGGACGGTCGTCAGGTCACGTCGCTGTTCACGTTGGCCGGGCACGAGAAGACCGTCACCTCGATCGCGTACAGCCCGGACGGCAAGCTGATCGCCAGCGGCAGCTACGACAACACGGTGCGGCTGTGGGACACCGCCACCGGCGCGCCGGCCGGCGTGCTGACCGGCCACACCAATGCCGTGACGGGCGTGGCGTTCAGCCCCGACAGCCGACGCCTGGCCAGCGCCAGCTACGACGAGTCGGTGCGCGTCTGGGATCCGGCCAATGGCGCTGCGGTGTCGACGTTCACCGGCGCCACCAGTTTCCTCGAAGCCGTCGCGTTCAGCCCCGACGGCCGCACGGTCGCGGCCGGCGGCGACGACCACATCACCCGGCTGTGGGACGTCGCCGGCGGCACGCAGGTCGCCGCCTTCACCGCCCCCTCGACGATCCGGGCGGTCATGTTCAGCCCCGACGGCTCATCGGTGGCGACCGGGGCCGCGAACTGGTGCGTGTCGGTGTGGGACGTGCGGGCCGCCGAGGTCGACGGACATGCGCAGTCGGGCTGGGGCATGGCGTTCGACAAGACGGGCAAGGTGCTGGCCAGCGGCCACTACGACGGCACCGTGCGGCTGTGGGGCACCTCGGACCCGCGCCGGCCAACGGCCCTGGCCACGCTGACCGGGCACACCGGGCCGGTGACCTCGGTGGCGTTCAGCCCGGACGACAAGACCCTGGCCAGCGTGAGCTACGACCACACCGCGAGGCTGTGGGACGTCGCCGACCCGGCCCATGCCCGGTTGCTGACCACCATTCCGGCGTCCACCGGGCAGTTGGAAGCGGTCGTGTACGATCCGTCAGGGAAAATGATAGTCACATCTGGTGACGATCATTTGATCAGACTATGGGACGTGACGGACACGACACACGTGACGGAGATCGGGAAACCGCTGGCCGAGCACACCGACGGGGTGAGCTCGCTGGCCTTCTCGGCCGACGGCAAGACCCTGGCCAGCGGCAGCTACGACGGCTCGGCCCGGCTGTGGGACGTCTCCGATCCGGTGCATCCGGTCAGCCGATACCGGTTCGCCGCCGAGCATCCGGCCGCGATCCGCAGCATCGCCCTGTCGCCCGACGGCACGCTGCTGGCCACCGGCGGCGAGGACCACGCCGTCGAGCTGTACGCCGTCGGCGACGCTCCGTCGCAGGTCAGCGTCCTGACCGACCACACCAACACCGTGACGTCGGTGGTGTTCTCCGCCGACGGCAAGTCGCTGGCCAGCGCCAGCTGGGACCGGACGGTGTCCATCTGGGACGTCAGCGATCCCCATGCGCCGCAGCCGACGGCCACCCTGTCCGGGCCGACCGACAACGTGACCGCGGTGGCGTTCGATCCACGTGGTGGCAGCATCGCCGCCGGCGTGGCCAACGGGCCGAACTCCTTGTGGCAGACCGATCCCGAGGCCGTGGCGGGCCAGGTGTGCGCGGTGCGGGGCACGCCGGTCAGCGCCGCCGAGTGGCGGACCTATGTGAGCGAGGACTCGCCGACAGACCCGTGCTGA
- a CDS encoding FMN reductase, whose amino-acid sequence MTTIAVVTAGLGQPSSTRLLADQLAAATRDALGEAEVTVIELRDIAVDVTNNMLTGFPSPKLAAAISAVTSADALITVTPVFTASYSGLFKSFFDVLDKDALVGKPVLIAATGGTERHSLVLDYQLRPLFAYLRAEVTPTGVYAASSDFGSPSLHDRVRRAGAELADRAAGLRTVAKPADTFVPFEQLLAQ is encoded by the coding sequence ATGACCACCATCGCCGTCGTGACGGCCGGTCTCGGCCAGCCGTCGTCCACCCGGCTGTTGGCCGACCAGCTCGCCGCCGCCACGCGGGACGCGTTGGGCGAGGCCGAGGTGACCGTCATCGAGCTGCGGGACATCGCCGTCGACGTCACCAACAACATGCTCACCGGCTTCCCCAGCCCCAAGCTGGCCGCCGCCATCTCCGCCGTGACGTCGGCCGACGCCCTGATCACCGTCACCCCGGTGTTCACCGCTTCGTACAGCGGGCTGTTCAAGTCCTTCTTCGACGTGCTGGACAAGGACGCCCTGGTCGGCAAGCCCGTGCTGATCGCCGCCACCGGCGGCACCGAGCGGCATTCCCTGGTGCTCGACTACCAGCTGCGGCCCCTGTTCGCCTACCTGCGGGCCGAGGTCACCCCGACCGGCGTCTACGCCGCGTCCTCCGACTTCGGCAGCCCGTCGCTGCACGACCGCGTCCGCCGCGCCGGCGCGGAGTTGGCCGACCGGGCGGCCGGTCTGCGGACCGTGGCCAAGCCGGCCGACACCTTCGTGCCGTTCGAGCAGCTGCTGGCCCAATAG
- a CDS encoding FadR/GntR family transcriptional regulator, translated as MDGLSAPALTGIRRLSALDTVRARIALAVELGLLAPGEALPPGPEIASALGVGEITVRRALVSLCTDGVLVRRRGRGGGTSVAAEPALGAVAEIAAYTGATAEVHELIDHRLALEVGLVHLAALRRDDDIVSELWNLVLRMEKASGWAEFHELDARFHTAVVEASGVTAGIRRHGEVVRELYRYYLPYPLEYLRESNREHAELVAAVDRRDAMTAVAVTCRHVEVLHNTMLSSHSR; from the coding sequence ATGGACGGCCTGAGCGCGCCCGCGCTGACCGGCATTCGCCGGCTGTCCGCGCTGGACACGGTGCGGGCGCGCATCGCGCTGGCTGTCGAACTCGGGCTGCTCGCGCCGGGCGAGGCCCTGCCGCCGGGGCCGGAAATCGCCTCCGCGCTCGGCGTCGGCGAGATCACCGTGCGCCGGGCGCTGGTGTCCCTGTGCACCGACGGCGTGCTCGTCCGGCGACGCGGCCGCGGCGGCGGAACCTCGGTCGCCGCTGAGCCGGCGCTGGGCGCTGTCGCGGAAATCGCCGCCTACACCGGAGCCACGGCCGAGGTGCACGAGCTGATCGACCACCGCCTCGCGTTGGAAGTGGGCCTGGTGCATCTGGCCGCGCTGCGGCGTGACGACGACATCGTGTCCGAGCTGTGGAATCTGGTGCTACGTATGGAGAAAGCCTCCGGTTGGGCCGAATTCCACGAGCTGGACGCCCGTTTCCACACCGCCGTCGTCGAGGCCAGCGGCGTCACCGCCGGCATCCGCCGCCACGGCGAGGTCGTGCGCGAGCTCTACCGCTACTACCTGCCGTACCCCTTGGAATACCTGCGGGAATCCAACCGCGAGCACGCCGAACTGGTCGCCGCCGTCGACCGCCGCGACGCGATGACCGCCGTCGCCGTCACCTGCCGGCACGTGGAAGTGCTGCACAACACCATGTTGTCCAGTCATTCGCGCTAG
- a CDS encoding LLM class flavin-dependent oxidoreductase, whose product MQFGIFTVGDVTTDPTTGVTPTEAERIKAMVTIALKAEEVGLDVFATGEHHNPPFVPSSPTTMLGYVAARTEKLILSTSTTLITTNDPVKIAEDFAMLQHLADGRVDLMMGRGNTGPVYPWFGQDIRQGIPLAIENYALLHKLWREDVVNWSGKFRTPLQEFTSTPRPLDGVPPFVWHGSIRSPEIAEQAAYYGDGFFANHIFWPTYHFQQLIQLYRQRFEHYGHGSADQAIVGLGGQVFMRRNSQDAVREFRPYFDNAPVYGHGPSLEDFTSQTPLTVGSPQEVIDKTLTFREHFGDYQRQLFLMDHAGLPLKTVLEQLDLLGEIVPVLRRELDAKRPAHVPDAPTHQSLLAKKVSA is encoded by the coding sequence ATGCAGTTCGGAATCTTCACGGTCGGCGACGTGACCACCGACCCCACCACCGGCGTCACGCCGACGGAGGCGGAGCGGATCAAGGCGATGGTCACGATCGCGCTCAAGGCCGAGGAGGTCGGGCTGGACGTGTTCGCCACCGGCGAGCACCACAACCCGCCGTTCGTGCCGTCCTCGCCGACCACCATGCTCGGCTACGTCGCCGCGCGCACCGAGAAGCTGATCCTGTCCACCTCGACCACGCTGATCACCACGAACGACCCGGTGAAGATCGCCGAGGACTTCGCGATGCTCCAGCACCTGGCCGACGGCCGGGTCGATCTGATGATGGGCCGTGGCAACACCGGGCCGGTGTACCCGTGGTTCGGGCAGGACATCCGCCAGGGCATCCCGCTGGCCATCGAGAACTACGCGCTGCTGCACAAGTTGTGGCGCGAGGACGTGGTCAACTGGTCCGGCAAGTTCCGCACGCCGCTCCAGGAGTTCACCTCGACGCCGCGGCCGCTGGACGGTGTGCCGCCGTTCGTGTGGCACGGCTCCATCCGCAGCCCCGAGATCGCCGAGCAGGCGGCCTACTACGGCGACGGCTTCTTCGCCAACCACATCTTCTGGCCCACGTACCACTTCCAGCAGCTGATCCAGCTGTACCGGCAGCGGTTCGAGCACTACGGGCACGGGTCTGCCGACCAGGCCATCGTCGGGCTGGGTGGGCAGGTGTTCATGCGCCGCAACTCGCAGGACGCCGTGCGCGAGTTCCGGCCGTACTTCGACAACGCGCCGGTGTACGGGCACGGGCCGTCGCTGGAGGACTTCACCTCGCAGACGCCGCTGACCGTCGGCAGCCCGCAGGAGGTCATCGACAAGACCCTGACCTTCCGCGAGCACTTCGGCGACTACCAGCGCCAGCTGTTCCTGATGGACCACGCCGGCCTGCCGTTGAAGACCGTGCTCGAGCAGCTCGACCTGCTCGGCGAGATCGTGCCCGTGCTGCGCCGCGAGCTGGACGCCAAGCGCCCGGCCCACGTGCCCGACGCCCCCACCCACCAGTCGCTGCTCGCGAAGAAGGTGTCCGCATGA
- a CDS encoding GNAT family N-acetyltransferase: protein MATTIVEATEELIPELVASAGALFAEDGGRRDPWMDTDWPNKHGTDYYRGLLTSALCLLARVDDVPAGHLVGRLNSSELRPGATTAVLESMRVGEEFRRTGAGSALVAEFTAWAERNGATEFRVTAFVDNEAAIAFYRSHGFAPFELTLRRS, encoded by the coding sequence ATGGCCACGACAATCGTCGAAGCGACCGAGGAACTCATTCCCGAGCTGGTGGCGTCCGCGGGCGCGCTGTTCGCCGAGGACGGCGGGCGGCGCGACCCGTGGATGGACACCGACTGGCCGAACAAGCACGGCACCGACTACTACCGAGGCCTCCTGACCAGCGCTTTGTGTCTGCTGGCCCGGGTCGACGACGTGCCGGCCGGCCACCTGGTCGGCCGGCTGAACAGCAGCGAGCTCCGGCCCGGCGCGACGACGGCCGTGCTGGAAAGCATGCGGGTCGGCGAGGAATTCCGCCGCACCGGCGCGGGTTCGGCATTGGTCGCCGAATTCACCGCCTGGGCCGAACGGAACGGCGCGACCGAATTCCGGGTGACTGCGTTCGTCGACAACGAGGCGGCGATCGCGTTCTACCGTTCGCACGGATTCGCGCCGTTCGAACTGACCCTGCGCCGGAGTTAA
- a CDS encoding APC family permease, translated as MTTTLTPHLRLRGVVLFGLAYMAPLIVLGTYGIVAVTTDGTVPTAYLLATVAMLFTAASYGRMAAEYPVAGSAYTYVRKSIDSRVGFLVGWAVLLDYFFLPMVIWLIGAAYMSAQFPSVPSFVWVLGFIVLTTVLNVLGIRVAVTANFLLMAFQLLVILFFVILSFSHAPGLLSGTPFYHSGSSFGGISAGAAVAAYSFLGFDAVTTLTEETFEPRKTIPRAILLTALLGGVLFVILSYATQLVHPGAVFHDESSAAFEIATDIGGDLFAAIFLAGLMVAQFASGIAAQAGASRLMFAMGRDGVLPKRFFGYLQPKLETPVFGIVLIGLIGLGALALDVTTSTSFINFGAFTAFTFVNLSVIALWLRQRGSVLRNLVVPVVGAAVDLWLLVHLDGTAITLGLIWLALGVCYLAYLTRGFRRPPPEVVFEE; from the coding sequence ATGACCACAACCCTCACCCCGCATCTGCGACTGAGAGGCGTTGTCCTTTTTGGACTGGCCTACATGGCGCCGCTGATCGTCCTTGGCACGTACGGCATCGTGGCCGTCACCACGGACGGCACGGTGCCGACGGCGTACCTGCTGGCCACCGTCGCGATGCTGTTCACCGCCGCCAGCTACGGGCGCATGGCGGCGGAGTATCCGGTCGCCGGTTCGGCGTATACTTACGTGCGTAAGTCTATCGACTCCCGCGTCGGCTTCCTGGTCGGCTGGGCCGTGTTGCTGGACTACTTCTTCCTGCCCATGGTGATCTGGCTGATCGGCGCGGCCTACATGTCGGCCCAGTTCCCGTCGGTGCCGAGTTTCGTGTGGGTGCTGGGCTTCATCGTGCTCACGACCGTCCTCAACGTACTGGGCATCCGGGTGGCGGTGACGGCCAACTTCCTGCTGATGGCCTTCCAGCTGCTGGTGATCCTGTTCTTCGTGATCCTGTCGTTCAGCCACGCCCCCGGCCTGCTCAGCGGAACTCCCTTCTACCACAGCGGTTCCTCGTTCGGCGGCATCTCGGCCGGGGCCGCCGTCGCCGCGTATTCCTTCCTCGGCTTCGACGCCGTGACCACGCTGACCGAGGAGACCTTCGAGCCGCGCAAGACCATTCCCCGCGCCATCCTGCTCACCGCGCTGCTCGGCGGTGTGTTGTTCGTGATCCTGTCCTACGCCACCCAATTGGTGCACCCCGGCGCCGTCTTCCACGACGAGTCCTCGGCCGCCTTCGAGATCGCCACCGACATCGGCGGCGACCTGTTCGCCGCGATCTTCCTGGCCGGGCTGATGGTGGCGCAGTTCGCCTCCGGCATCGCCGCCCAGGCCGGCGCCTCCCGGCTGATGTTCGCCATGGGCCGCGACGGCGTGCTGCCCAAGCGGTTCTTCGGCTACCTGCAACCGAAGCTGGAGACGCCGGTGTTCGGCATCGTCCTCATCGGACTGATCGGACTCGGCGCGCTGGCCCTCGACGTCACCACGTCGACGTCGTTCATCAACTTCGGCGCGTTCACCGCCTTCACCTTCGTCAACCTGTCGGTGATCGCCCTGTGGCTGCGGCAACGCGGCTCCGTGCTGCGCAATCTCGTCGTGCCGGTCGTCGGCGCGGCCGTCGACCTCTGGCTGCTCGTCCACCTCGACGGCACCGCCATCACCCTCGGCCTGATCTGGCTGGCCCTCGGCGTCTGCTACCTCGCCTACCTCACCCGCGGCTTCCGCCGCCCGCCCCCGGAAGTCGTGTTCGAGGAGTGA
- a CDS encoding DUF488 domain-containing protein encodes MEAVRVARVYDDPSADDGTRVLVDRLWPRGLRKELAHLDSWCRSVSPSTELRVWYGHDPDRFEEFAQRYRAELDDPDRQAALRGLVELAGTVTLLTATAAVEISHAAVLADVLRAAR; translated from the coding sequence GTGGAGGCGGTACGGGTGGCGCGGGTCTACGACGATCCGAGCGCCGATGACGGGACGCGGGTGCTGGTCGACCGGCTCTGGCCGCGCGGGCTGCGCAAGGAACTGGCCCACTTGGACAGCTGGTGCCGGTCCGTGTCGCCGTCCACCGAGCTGCGCGTCTGGTACGGCCACGACCCCGATCGCTTCGAGGAGTTCGCGCAGCGGTACCGAGCCGAGCTCGACGACCCCGACCGGCAGGCGGCGCTGCGCGGACTGGTCGAGCTGGCCGGCACCGTGACCCTGTTGACCGCCACCGCCGCCGTGGAGATCAGCCACGCCGCAGTGCTGGCCGACGTGCTGCGCGCTGCGCGTTAA